Proteins from a genomic interval of Spea bombifrons isolate aSpeBom1 chromosome 4, aSpeBom1.2.pri, whole genome shotgun sequence:
- the ST8SIA1 gene encoding alpha-N-acetylneuraminide alpha-2,8-sialyltransferase produces MRAAAGLWGRMWPRSRLPVGASALCALLLCWLYLNPGDRAPRAGDIVRDVRRLGPEGWRGNKTAAEAFRKLLQDCCDAGNLFSVTKVNTPVGESVWFDGEFLYSLTIDNTTHSLFPQDTPFKLPLKKCSVVGNGGILRGSGCGKQIDEADFVVRCNLPPLTSKYTKDVGSKTHLVTINPSIIDTRFQNLLWSRKAFVDSVKVYNSSYLYMPAFSMKHGTDPSLRVYYTLADFRTNHTVLFANPNFLRNVGKFWRSKGVRSKRLSTGLFMASAALSLCDEVTIYGFWPFQTDLNGKSISHHYYDDVLPLSGFHAMPEEFLQLWLLHKTGVLRIQLDRCATHFS; encoded by the exons ATGAGGGCCGCCGCGGGGCTGTGGGGCAGGATGTGGCCCCGGAGCCGGCTGCCCGTGGGGGCCAGTGCCCTGTGCGCGCTGCTGCTCTGCTGGCTCTACCTGAACCCGGGGGACCGAGCCCCGCGAGCCGGGGACATCGTGCGGGACGTGCGGAGGCTGGGGCCGGAGGGCTGGAGGGGCAACAAGACCGCGGCCGAGGCATTCAG gaagctgctgcaggactgctgCGACGCGGGGAACCTGTTCTCTGTCACCAAAGTAAACACTCCTGTCGGGGAGAGCGTCTGGTTCGACGGAGAGTTCCTGTATTCGCTGACCATCGACAACACGACTCACAGCCTCTTCCCACAG GATACGCCGTTCAAGCTGCCATTAAAGAAATGCTCTGTGGTGGGCAACGGTGGGATCCTGAGGGGCAGCGGCTGCGGGAAGCAAATAGATGAGGCCGACTTTGTTGTGCG GTGCAACCTGCCCCCGTTAACCAGCAAGTACACCAAGGACGTGGGCTCCAAAACCCACCTGGTGACCATCAACCCCTCGATAATCGATACAAG GTTCCAGAACCTTCTGTGGTCTAGAAAAGCCTTCGTGGACAGCGTGAAAGTCTACAACTCCAGCTACCTGTACATGCCGGCTTTCTCCATGAAGCACGGAACGGACCCGTCGCTCCGCGTCTATTACACGCTCGCCGACTTCCGCACCAACCACACCGTGCTCTTCGCCAACCCCAACTTCCTGCGCAACGTCGGCAAATTCTGGAGGAGCAAAGGCGTCCGCTCCAAGCGCCTCTCCACCGGGCTCTTCATGGCCAGCGCGGCGCTCAGCCTGTGCGACGAGGTCACCATCTACGGCTTTTGGCCCTTCCAGACGGACCTGAACGGGAAGTCCATCAGCCATCATTACTACGACGACGTCCTGCCGCTGTCCGGGTTCCACGCCATGCCGGAGGAGTTCCTGCAGCTCTGGCTGCTTCACAAGACCGGAGTCCTGCGGATCCAGCTGGACCGGTGCGCCACCCACTTCAGCTAA
- the C2CD5 gene encoding C2 domain-containing protein 5 isoform X2 has translation MFVCPSSPALFCETPFVSQSCRPPVGCSATPLHPRHTGPVLRKSISLSDELLLAGMGSGSAGRDGGAFKGLLRQQTQTALEQREFPFFTLTSFPPGFLVHAGGVVSARSVKLLDRIHNPDEPETRDAWWAEIRQEIKSHARALGCHAVVGYSESTSICEEVCILSASGTAAVLNPRFLQDAGTECCLEQRLSGQPGFLIGSDKGEVDFYLQNQDSCLLLGPEDGSPPPCAFCHIPYDELNMPFPAHLTFCYSCHKHKVPDVLFTTIDLPADAPVVGKGCLIQARLCRLKKKGQAEANATAVSNLLPFMEYELHTQLMNKVKLRSMNSLFGLRIQITVGENMLLGLASATGVYLASLPAPGGIQIAGKTPSDGASEQHISHVQKKINETIAKNKELYEINPPEVLEEAVGSPIPEPRQRSRLLRSQSESSDEVAELDLSHGKKDAFVLEIDDTDAMEDVHSLLTDVPPPPGFFSCNTEIMPGINNWTADIQMFTSVRVIRLPNMSLTNPTLNKSFNDLCENLLKSLYFKLRSMVPCCLCHVNFTVYVPEDESIQVAVTAVAIRFDKQNALQGSRSRAEKAQTRGSTDTEDQLQFSMELNSDSPSFQPFSPAKDFPDRAGSTAGAAQRGEWAAQRATSLEKASPLAEGLLRHRSAGAVPAITVVKMTPLSFIPGAKITKYLGIINMFFIRETTSLREEGGVSGFLHAFICEVFAMVRAHVAALGGNAVVSYIMKQCVFMENTNKNQAQCLINVSGDAVIFNRESELEAAAAATHPAPQGDGAT, from the exons ATGTTCGTTTGCCCAAGCTCTCCTGCACTCTTTTGCGAGACCCCATTTGTCAGTCAGTCCTGTCGCCCCCCGGTGGGGTGTAGTGCGACCCCTCTGCACCCCAGACACACCGGCCCCGTGCTGCGGAAGTCCATCTCATTGAGTGACGAGCTGCTCCTGGCCG GAATGGGAAGCGGCAGCGCAGGAAGAGATGGAGGGGCATTTAAAGGCCTCCTGAGGCAGCAGACGCAGACCGCGCTGGAGCAGAGG GAGTTCCCGTTTTTCACTCTCACCTCCTTCCCCCCGGGATTTCTCGTTCACGCCGGCGGGGTGGTCAGCGCGCGCTCCGTCAAGCTTCTGGATCGGATTCACAATCCCG ATGAACCGGAAACGCGAGACGCCTGGTGGGCAGAGATTCGCCAGGAGATAAAGTCTCACGCCAGGGCCCTCGGGTGCCACGCTGTGGTCGGCTACAGTGAGTCCACTAGTATCTG CGAGGAGGTGTGTATCTTGTCGGCCTCCGGCACCGCAGCCGTGCTGAACCCTCGCTTTCTCCAGGATGCCGGCACCGAATGCTGTTTGGAACAAAGGTTGTCTGGGCAGCCCGGCTTCTTGATAGGGTCAGACAAGGGAGAGGTTGATTTTTACCTTCAGAACCAGGATAGTTGCCTCCTTTTAGG GCCTGAAGACGGATCCCCGCCGCCGTGCGCTTTTTGCCACATCCCTTACGATGAGCTGAACATGCCTTTCCCGGCACATCTGACGTTCTGCTACAGCTGCCACAAGCACAAGGTCCCGGACGTGCTGTTCACCACCATAGATCTGCCGGCCGACGCGCCAGTGGTGGGGAAAGGCTGTCTCATTCAAGCAAG GTTATGTCGGCTTAAGAAGAAAGGCCAGGCGGAAGCCAACGCCACGGCCGTCAGCAACCTCCTGCCGTTCATGGAGTACGAGCTCCACACGCAGCTCATGAACAAGGTGAAGCTGAGAAGCATGAACAGCCTGTTCGGCCTCCGCATTCAGATCACCGTCGGCGAGAACATGCTGCTCGGGCTGGCC TCTGCCACAGGCGTGTACCTGGCCTCGTTACCTGCCCCTGGAGGGATCCAGATTGCCGGGAAGACCCCCAGCGACGGGGCTTCGGAGCAGCACATCTCCCACGTGCAGAAGAAGATCAACGAGACCATCGCCAAGAACAAAGAGCTTTACGAGATAAATCCCCCG GAGGTGTTGGAGGAAGCCGTCGGGTCGCCCATTCCGGAGCCGCGCCAGAGGTCACGGCTGCTCCGCTCGCAGTCCGAAAGCTCGGACGAGGTGGCGGAGCTGGATTTATCGCATGGGAAAAAGGATGCGTTCGTCTTGGAG ATCGATGACACCGACGCCATGGAGGACGTGCATTCGCTGCTCACCGACGTACCGCCTCCCCCAG ggttttttagcTGTAACACGGAAATCATGCCTGGAATCAATAACTGGACGGCGGACATACAG ATGTTTACGTCCGTCAGGGTGATCCGACTCCCCAACATGAGCCTAACGAACCCGACGCTCAATAAGAGTTTTAACGACCTCTGCGAGAATCTGCTGAAG AGTCTTTACTTCAAGCTGCGTTCGATGGTTCCCTGCTGCCTCTGCCACGTGAATTTCACGGTCTACGTCCCGGAAGACGAGTCCATTCAG GTTGCCGTCACCGCCGTCGCGATCAGGTTCGACAAACAAAACGCGTTGCAAGGAAGCAGAAGCAGAGCGGAGAAAGCGCAGACCCGAG GTTCTACGGACACCGAGGATCAGCTTCAGTTCTCCATGGAATTAAATTCGGATTCTCCGAGCTTCCAGCCCTTCTCTCCGGCAAAAG atttcccgGATCGCGCAGGATCCACGGCGGGGGCCGCGCAGCGAGGTGAGTGGGCCGCGCAGCGAG CCACGTCGCTGGAGAAGGCGAGTCCGCTGGCCGAGGGGCTCCTGCGGCACCGATCCGCCGGCGCGGTCCCCGCCATCACCGTCGTCAAGATGACTCCTCTTTCATTCATCCCCGGGGCCAAGATTACCAAATACCTCGGGATCATCAACATGTTTTTTATCCGAGAAACCACGTCCCTGCGCGAG GAGGGCGGAGTCAGCGGCTTCCTGCACGCGTTTATCTGCGAAGTGTTCGCCATGGTCCGGGCGCACGTGGCGGCTCTCGGGGGGAACGCCGTGGTGTCCTATATCATGAAGCAGTGCGTGTTCATGGAGAATACCAACAAGAATCAG GCGCAGTGCCTCATTAACGTCAGCGGAGACGCCGTGATCTTTAACCGCGAATCAGAACTGGAAGCCGCGGCCGCCGCCACACACCCCGCGCCTCAGGGAGACGGCGCCACATGA